The following coding sequences are from one Microbacterium wangchenii window:
- a CDS encoding ABC transporter family substrate-binding protein, giving the protein MTWRKRALTAGAGVAVAALALAGCTTSGGTDEETASDGGTITIATTNAFTSFNGDTPDANLDTNGMIGYLTGVSGDLGLGGFQRLDSDYSVLPNEDFGTFEKISDDPLTVEYTLNEGLTWSDGEPITADDMLVNWVIDSGWFDDAIIDPATGDSTNGGTQYFTLAGSTAGLDTTSFPEISEDNMSMTLTYETPFVDWELVNPIGKPAHVIAEKAGVSLEEFIELINTLPEGNPEAPVAPNPTLQAAAEFWNTGYDVTAMPEDESLLVASGPFIVTDFVPESSITLEKNPEYKGDMSPAYDQLIVRFIGDANAQVTALQNGEVNAIQPQPSADTLTALENANATVIPGDQLAYDHLDLNFTGVFADPAVREAFLKTIPRQQILESMVTPVNPEAGVLNSQIFLPTDAEYGEAVSASGYDQFTEPDIEGAKALLAGATPTVRILYNTNNPNRVDSFRAIQQSAQEAGFIIEDAGSPDWSALLGSGSYDASIFGWVSPGAGNAALPQIFKTNGGGNYNFYSNPEVDALVDESQVTLDEDRLSEIKIEIDAATAADFYGLPLFQSPGLFADNGTVEGIEYFGGQTGIVWNAQEWTLAG; this is encoded by the coding sequence ATGACATGGCGCAAGCGCGCCTTGACGGCAGGGGCAGGTGTCGCAGTGGCGGCTCTCGCGCTCGCCGGCTGCACCACCAGCGGTGGGACGGACGAGGAGACCGCGTCCGACGGCGGCACCATCACGATCGCCACGACGAACGCGTTCACGTCGTTCAACGGCGACACCCCCGACGCCAACCTCGACACCAACGGCATGATCGGGTACCTCACCGGCGTCAGCGGAGATCTCGGACTCGGTGGCTTCCAGCGCCTCGACTCCGACTACTCCGTCCTGCCCAACGAGGACTTCGGCACCTTCGAGAAGATCTCCGACGACCCGCTGACGGTCGAGTACACCCTCAACGAGGGCCTCACCTGGAGCGACGGCGAGCCCATCACCGCCGATGACATGCTCGTGAACTGGGTCATCGACTCCGGATGGTTCGACGACGCGATCATCGACCCCGCCACGGGCGACTCGACCAACGGCGGCACGCAGTACTTCACCCTCGCCGGCAGCACGGCGGGTCTGGACACCACCTCGTTCCCCGAGATCAGCGAAGACAACATGTCGATGACGCTGACCTACGAGACGCCGTTCGTGGACTGGGAGCTGGTCAACCCGATCGGCAAGCCCGCGCACGTGATCGCCGAGAAGGCCGGCGTGTCGCTCGAGGAGTTCATCGAGCTCATCAACACCCTCCCCGAGGGCAACCCGGAGGCCCCCGTCGCGCCGAACCCGACGCTGCAGGCGGCCGCCGAGTTCTGGAACACCGGCTACGACGTCACCGCGATGCCCGAGGATGAGAGCCTCCTCGTCGCGAGCGGTCCGTTCATCGTGACCGACTTCGTCCCGGAGTCCAGCATCACGCTGGAGAAGAACCCCGAGTACAAGGGCGACATGTCGCCGGCGTACGACCAGCTCATCGTCCGCTTCATCGGCGACGCCAACGCACAGGTCACGGCTCTTCAGAACGGCGAGGTCAACGCGATCCAGCCGCAGCCCTCGGCCGACACGCTGACGGCGCTCGAAAACGCCAACGCCACGGTCATCCCGGGCGACCAGCTCGCGTACGACCACCTCGACCTAAACTTCACCGGTGTCTTCGCCGACCCGGCCGTTCGCGAGGCGTTCCTCAAGACGATCCCGCGTCAGCAGATCCTCGAGTCGATGGTCACCCCGGTGAACCCCGAGGCCGGCGTGCTGAACTCGCAGATCTTCCTGCCCACCGACGCCGAGTACGGTGAGGCCGTGTCCGCGAGCGGATACGACCAGTTCACCGAGCCCGACATCGAGGGCGCCAAGGCGCTCCTCGCCGGTGCGACCCCGACGGTCCGCATCCTGTACAACACCAACAACCCCAACCGCGTGGACAGCTTCCGGGCCATCCAGCAGTCGGCTCAGGAGGCGGGCTTCATCATCGAGGACGCCGGCTCGCCCGACTGGAGCGCGCTCCTGGGCAGCGGCAGCTACGACGCGTCGATCTTCGGATGGGTCTCGCCGGGTGCCGGTAACGCCGCCCTGCCGCAGATCTTCAAGACCAACGGTGGTGGAAACTACAACTTCTACTCCAACCCCGAGGTCGACGCGCTCGTGGACGAGAGCCAGGTGACCCTCGACGAGGACCGCCTGTCGGAGATCAAGATCGAGATCGACGCGGCCACCGCCGCCGACTTCTACGGTCTGCCCCTCTTCCAGTCGCCGGGTCTGTTCGCAGACAACGGCACGGTCGAAGGCATCGAGTACTTCGGTGGCCAGACCGGCATCGTCTGGAACGCGCAGGAGTGGACCCTCGCCGGCTGA
- a CDS encoding CPBP family intramembrane glutamic endopeptidase, whose protein sequence is MSDPRIAATFPPPLPVSARADRVRLCWEVGLVLAVSVGQSALYSVLSLIRASLRTTPIGQQQTQLNPARDAEALWDVLYRFLDIAFSLAIVGLVIYLLWEPGRSALQRIGLDFRRFGGDLGRAAVLMAVIGVPGLALYAASRLLGLNVAVVASPLDSAWWVVPLLVLSALRAGLTEEIIFLGYLFDRLRRLGWSWWGIILTTAALRGAYHAYQGVGAIVGNFAMGLVFGWCYRRWGRVMPLVIAHTLIDIVAFVGYPLAAALWPAVFAPPSP, encoded by the coding sequence ATGTCCGACCCGCGGATCGCCGCGACTTTCCCCCCGCCGCTGCCGGTCTCCGCGCGCGCAGACCGTGTGAGGCTGTGCTGGGAGGTCGGCCTCGTCCTCGCGGTGAGCGTGGGCCAGTCGGCGCTGTACTCGGTGCTGTCCCTCATCCGCGCGTCGCTTCGCACGACCCCGATCGGCCAGCAGCAGACGCAGCTGAACCCCGCTCGCGACGCCGAGGCGCTGTGGGATGTGCTGTACCGGTTCCTCGACATCGCCTTCTCCCTCGCGATCGTCGGACTCGTGATCTACCTCCTGTGGGAGCCGGGTCGCAGCGCCCTGCAGCGCATCGGCCTGGACTTCCGCCGGTTCGGGGGCGACCTCGGCCGGGCCGCGGTGCTCATGGCGGTCATCGGCGTCCCCGGGCTCGCGCTGTACGCCGCATCCCGCCTGCTGGGGCTGAACGTCGCCGTCGTCGCCTCCCCACTGGACTCGGCGTGGTGGGTCGTGCCCCTGCTGGTGCTCTCGGCGCTGCGGGCGGGGCTGACCGAGGAGATCATCTTCCTCGGCTACCTCTTCGACCGGCTCCGACGACTGGGGTGGTCGTGGTGGGGCATCATCCTCACCACCGCCGCCCTGCGCGGCGCGTACCACGCATACCAGGGCGTCGGCGCGATCGTCGGGAACTTCGCGATGGGCCTCGTCTTCGGGTGGTGCTACCGCCGGTGGGGCCGCGTGATGCCGCTCGTGATCGCCCACACCCTGATCGACATCGTCGCGTTCGTCGGCTATCCGCTGGCCGCCGCCCTGTGGCCCGCCGTCTTCGCCCCGCCCTCCCCCTGA